The Kribbella sp. NBC_00662 nucleotide sequence ACCACACCGTCCACCAACTCGAGAGCACCCGAGTCGGTGAACTCGGACCGGAAGGCGACGTCGGTACGCCGTACCTCCCACCGGTGCTGGAATGTCGCAGGTGAGAACCCGTACCGCCCGTAGATCGTCCCCTCGCTCGCACTGAGCCCAGCCATGAACTCACCGCGATCACGGCAGTCGATCAGCATCGCCGACATGATCTTCCGCAGCAGCCCACGTCTGCGGTACGTCGGCAACACCGCAGTGGCTGTCACGCCGCCGAGCGCCAGCTGCCGGCCGCCCGGGACAGTGACCTGTACCGACACGATCGCCGACCCACCTGCGATCTTGCCGTCGACGAAGGCCGCCTGTGGGCGGAACCAGTCCGCCTGGAGCTCCTCGGCGTACCGCCCGAGGTCGGCTGCGGACCGCGGGACCTGCGGTGGCCAGGCGGCCGTTCCGGCGTACCAGGCCGACGGCTCGGGCTCCTCCTGCGGGAAGCCGTTCACGTACGGCAGGACGCGCAGGTACTCCAAAGACTCGGCCGCGATGATCGGCCGGATATCAATCGCCATGCGCCCTTTCTAAGCAGCGCATGGCGACCGAGCACTCTATTTAGCAATCACCTACATGCTGGCGATCAGCTTCTCCACGCGCTCGTCGTGCACCCCACCCAGCCTCTTCTTTTCTTTTCCTTACATGCTGGCGATCAGCTTCTCCACGCGCTCGTCGTGGGACTTGAAGGGGTCCTTGCACAGCACAGTCCGCTGGGCCTGGTCGTTCAGCTTCAGGTGCACCCAGTCGACGGTGAAGTCGCGGCGGCGCTCCTGGGCCCGCTTGATGAACTCACCGCGCAGCCGGGCCCGCGTGGTCTGCGGCGGCACCGACTTGGCCTCGAACACCCGCAGGTCGTCGACGACCCGGGTGACGGCGCCCTTGCGCTCGAGCAGGTAGTACAGCCCGCGCGGCCGGTGGATGTCGTGGTACGCCAGGTCGAGCTGTGCCACCCGCGGGCTGGCCAGACCGAGGTTGTTCTGCGCGCGGTACCGCTCGATCAGCCGGTACTTGATCACCCAGTCGATCTCGCGCTCGATGCCGGACATGTCGCCGGACTCGATCGCCTTCAGCGTCCGCTCCCACAGCGACAGCGCCCGCTCGACGGCCGGCGTCCCGAGCTCGCGGCGGTCGACGAAGTCGCGCGCCTTGGTCAGGTACTCCGTCTGGATGTCCAGGGCCGAGGCTTCTCGACCGTTCGCCAGCCGGACCTCGCGGCGGCCGGTCATGTCGTGGCTGATCTCGCGGATCGCCCGGATCGGGTTGTCCAGGGTCAGGTCGCGCATCACTATGCCGGCCTCGATCATCCGCAGTACCAGGTCGGTGCTGGCCACCTTGAGCAGCATCGTGGTCTCGGACATGTTCGAGTCGCCGACGATCACGTGCAGCCGGCGGAACCGCTCGGCGTCCGCGTGCGGCTCGTCCCGGGTGTTGATGATCGGCCGGGACCGGGTGGTCGCGCTGGAGACCCCTTCCCAGATGTGCTCGGCCCGCTGGGACACGGAGTACACCGCGCCGCGCGGAGTCTGCAGCACCTTGCCGGCGCCGCAGATCAGCTGCCGGGTGACCAGGAACGGGATCAGCACGTCGGCCAGCTTGGCGAAGTCGCCGTGCCGGGAGACCAGGTAGTTCTCGTGGCAGCCGTAGCTGTTGCCGGCCGAGTCGGTGTTGTTCTTGAACAGGTAGACGTCGCCGAAGATGCCTTCGTCGTGCAGCCGCTTCTGCGCGTCGACCAGCAGTCCCTCCAGGATCCGCTCACCGGCCTTGTCGTGCGCGATCAGGTCGGTGACCGAATCGCACTCACCGGTTGCGTACTCCGGGTGGGAACCCACGTCGAGGTAGAGCCGGGCCCCGTTGCGGAGGAAGACGTTGCTGCTCCGCCCCCAGGACACGACCCGCCGAAACAGGTACCGCGCCACCTCGTCCGGGGTCAGTCGCCGCTGCCCGCGGAACGTACAGGTCACGCCGTACTCGTTCTCCAGACCGAAGATTCGCCGGTTCACATCACCCACACTACGGCGCGGTTCCGACAAGCGGGCCAGATCTCAGGCGCGCCGTCTTCCGGCGTTACCCCTTTGATGCACCTTCGCGACGCAACAATCAGTTGTCCGCCCGCATCGAGTTGTTGCGAGGAAGGACCACTACATGACCAAGAACAGGCGAGCGCTCGGCGCTCTCGCCACCGGGGTGCTGGCCGCCGGCACCCTGGTATCCACACCGGCCACAGCGAGTACGACGGGCCAATCCGCAGTCTGCTCGATGCGACTGGGCTCGATCACCCCGAGTGGCGACCACACCCAGCAGACCATCACCGCGACCCCGTCGGCCGGCGCCCGCCAGGTCGGCCCGAAAGACCTGTATCCGGACGGCAAGGCCCATCTGCCGACCGCGGTCCGCACCGAGCTCGTCGTACCGGCCGGCGAGGAGCGCACCGGTCTGGCCGTCGTCGGCGTGCAGCTGTACGGCACCAGCTACATGACCGACGGCACCGGTACGGCGATCGTCCCGGGGACTCTGAACCAGACGCTGATCGGTGGCGGCTGGGACGACCTGCACAAGTACGTCGAGCTCAGCCGGTCCTCGACCGGGGGAATTGTCCGGTCCAATGCCTACTCGTTGATC carries:
- the pafA gene encoding Pup--protein ligase, translating into MNRRIFGLENEYGVTCTFRGQRRLTPDEVARYLFRRVVSWGRSSNVFLRNGARLYLDVGSHPEYATGECDSVTDLIAHDKAGERILEGLLVDAQKRLHDEGIFGDVYLFKNNTDSAGNSYGCHENYLVSRHGDFAKLADVLIPFLVTRQLICGAGKVLQTPRGAVYSVSQRAEHIWEGVSSATTRSRPIINTRDEPHADAERFRRLHVIVGDSNMSETTMLLKVASTDLVLRMIEAGIVMRDLTLDNPIRAIREISHDMTGRREVRLANGREASALDIQTEYLTKARDFVDRRELGTPAVERALSLWERTLKAIESGDMSGIEREIDWVIKYRLIERYRAQNNLGLASPRVAQLDLAYHDIHRPRGLYYLLERKGAVTRVVDDLRVFEAKSVPPQTTRARLRGEFIKRAQERRRDFTVDWVHLKLNDQAQRTVLCKDPFKSHDERVEKLIASM